A window of Oncorhynchus keta strain PuntledgeMale-10-30-2019 chromosome 27, Oket_V2, whole genome shotgun sequence contains these coding sequences:
- the slc26a10 gene encoding solute carrier family 26 member 10, with amino-acid sequence MTSSSDRIFSASSSHITTSFNKGNVNTHLEDKMSASVAVYRNIYTEDRFRQSYGTEDKPRGGGQRFREKIAERCRCSRAACLHLLRERIPIFNWLPKYRLKKWMLGDTIAGLTVGILHIPQGMAFALLTSVAPIYGLYTSFFPVVLYMLFGTGRHVSTGTFAVVSLMTGSVVEQLVPTPLQLNSSSQEAADFEAQRIGVASAVALLSGIMMLCMFGLQLGFLSTYLSEPIVKAFTSAAAFHVTISQLQSMLGLRLPRHTGPFSLFKTLASVIENLPQTNMAELLTSLVCLAILVPVKEVNMRFRQYLRTPIPVEILTVIIATGVAYASSLDSNYDVQIVGHIPAGFPSPRMPALHKLPEIAGDTVAITFVGYAVSVSLAMIYADKHGYSIQPNQELLAHGISNTVSSLFTCFPSSATLATTNILESSGGFTQLSGLFTSLVVLIVLLLIGPLFYFLPKAVLACINVTSLRQMFLQFQDLPDLWRVSKIDFVVWLVTWLSVVVLNVDMGLAIGVVFSMMTVICRTQRAGCSVLGRASNTEIYRPLENHNKCYEVPGVKILTYNGPIYYGNRSFFREDMSRLLGLTPERIRSREKARKALEKREREAVSTVERGVANTSFSSENEFFKSETAESEVQAVLIDCSSVIFVDVAGARLFIQMCIECQKVGVCIYLANCNESVLRILTSSGLMNYMNPQHIFVTVHDAVMYIQQQKEQTPENTTTVWV; translated from the exons ATGACAAGCAGTAGCGACCGCATATTTTCTGCCTCATCTTCTCACATTACAACTAGTTTCAACAAAGGCAACGTAAACACTCACCTGGAGGACAAGATGAGCGCTTCAGTGGCTGTGTACCGAAATATTTACACCGAGGACCGGTTCAGACAGTCGTACGGTACCGAAGACAAGCCCCGTGGAGGTGGTCAACGTTTTCGGGAGAAGATCGCGGAACGGTGCAGGTGTTCCCGTGCAGCATGCCTTCACCTGTTGAGGGAACGAATTCCCATTTTTAACTGGCTGCCGAAGTACAGGCTGAAAAAATGGATGCTAGGTGATACAATAGCGGGACTAACAGTCGGTATACTTCACATTCCACAAG GTATGGCCTTTGCCTTACTGACGTCAGTGGCGCCCATCTATGGCCTCTACACCTCCTTCTTCCCTGTGGTTCTCTACATGCTGTTTGGCACAGGACGGCATGTATCCACTG GTACCTTTGCAGTGGTGAGCCTGATGACAGGCTCAGTGGTGGAACAGCTGGTGCCCACCCCTCTACAGCTCAACTCCTCCAGTCAAGAGGCTGCAGACTTTGAGGCCCAGAGGATTGGGGTTGCCTCCGCTGTAGCCCTACTCTCAGGGATCATGATG CTCTGTATGTTTGGGCTACAGCTGGGTTTCCTCTCTACATACCTGTCAGAGCCCATCGTCAAGGCATTCACCAGCGCTGCAGCCTTCCACGTCACCATCTCACAGCTGCAAAGCATGCTGGGACTGCGGCTCCCCCGCCACACCGGCCCCTTCTCACTCTTCAAG ACCCTTGCGTCTGTCATAGAGAACCTTCCCCAAACCAACATGGCTGAGCTACTGACCTCCCTGGTGTGTCTGGCCATCCTGGTACCGGTCAAAGAAGTCAACATGAGATTCCGACAGTACCTACGCACACCCATCCCCGTAGAGATCCTCACG gtGATAATAGCTACAGGAGTGGCCTATGCTTCCTCTCTGGACTCAAACTATGACGTTCAGATAGTGGGACACATTCCTGCAGG CTTCCCTAGTCCACGGATGCCTGCCTTGCACAAGTTGCCTGAGATCGCTGGAGACACGGTCGCCATTACGTTTGTGGGTTACGCTGTGTCCGTCTCACTGGCAATGATCTACGCAGACAAGCACGGCTACTCCATCCAACCCAACCAG GAGCTCCTGGCCCATGGTATCTCCAACACAGTGTCGTCTCTCTTCACCTGTTTCCCCAGCTCAGCCACTCTGGCCACCACCAACATCCTGGAGAGTTCTGGGGGATTCACACAG CTCTCTGGCTTGTTCACCAGTCTGGTGGTTCTGATAGTTCTACTGCTGATTGGACCTCTCTTCTACTTCCTGCCCaag GCAGTGCTggcctgtatcaatgtcaccagcCTCAGGCAGATGTTTCTACAGTTCCAGGACCTGCCAGACCTCTGGCGAGTCAGCAAGATTGACTTC GTAGTGTGGCTGGTGACTTGGCTGTCTGTTGTGGTCCTGAATGTCGATATGGGTCTGGCTATTGGAGTGGTCTTCTCGATGATGACAGTCATCTGTCGCACACAGAG GGCTGGGTGTTCCGTGCTGGGCAGAGCGAGCAACACAGAGATCTACAGACCTTTAGAGAACCACAACAAG TGCTATGAAGTTCCAGGTGTAAAGATCCTGACATACAACGGGCCCATCTACTATGGCAACCGCAGCTTCTTCAGAGAGGACATGAGTCGTCTGCTGGGCCTCACCCCAGAGAGGATCCGCAGTAGAGAGAAGGCCAGGAAGGCCCtggagaagagggaaagagaggctgTCAGCACTGTG GAGAGAGGTGTCGCAAACACATCATTTTCATCTGAGAATGAGTTCTTTAAATCTG AAACAGCTGAAAGTGAAGTCCAGGCAGTACTAATAGATTGCAGCAGTGTGATTTTTGTCGATGTTGCTGGAGCCAGACTCTTCATACAG ATGTGTATTGAATGCCAGAAAGTTGGGGTTTGCATATATTTGGCCAATTGCAATG AGAGTGTTCTGAGGATCCTAACCTCCAGTGGACTGATGAACTACATGAACCCACAACACATCTTTGTTACGGTCCACGATGCTGTGATGTACATTCAACAACAGAAG GAGCAAACTCCAGAAAACACGACTACCGTTTGGGTGTGA